Within Halarchaeum grantii, the genomic segment CAAATATCCACGGGACGCGCCCCGAGCGACGATACCACGCGGCGCGGACAGCCGGGGACCGGGACCATCGGGGAGCGAGCGGCGGCGTGACCGATGTCGTTTACCCGAGGCCGCGCTACCCTAGCGTATGGCTGACATCGACCTGCGCGCGCTCAGACGCGACCTCCATCGACATCCGGAGCCCGCGTGGTGCGAGTTCTACACGACGGCGCGACTGGTCGCATCGAGCGCGTCGGCGTGGACGCGCTTCACGCCGGGCCCGACGCGATCAGCGGCGACGCGCGTCTCGGCGTCCCCGACGCGGAGACTATCAGTTCGTGGCGTGAGCGCGCCCGCGCGGCGGGCGCTGACCCCGACGTCCTCGACCGTCTCGACGGCGGACACACGGGTGCCGTCGCGGTCGTCGAGAACGGCGACGGCCCGACGGTCGCGCTTCGCGCGGACGTCGACGCGCTCCCGGTGACGGAGGCCACGGGCGACGACCACGTCCCCGCCCGCGAGGGCTTTCGCTCCGAGACCGAGGGCTACATGCACGCCTGCGGGCACGACGCGCACGCGGCAATCGGCATCGGCGTCCTCGAGGCCGTCGCGCGAAGCGAGTTCTCGGGGACGTTCAAGCTCTGCCTCCAGCCGGCCGAGGAGGTCGTCGGCGGCGGACGGGCGCTGGCCGAGAGCGGCCACCTCGACGACGTGGACGCGCTCTACGCGCTCCACGTCGGCCTCGACCACCCGACGGGCGAGGTCGTCGCGGGCGTCGACTCCTTCCTCGCGGTCCACCACTTCGACGCGGTCTTCTCGGGCGCGTCCGCGCACGCCGGCGCGAGGCCCGAGGACGGCCGGAACGCGATGCAGGCGATGGCGAGCGCGATTCAGGCGCTCTACGGGCTCCCGCGTCACTCCGAGGGCGCGACGCGCGTGAACGTCGGCACCGCGAACGCGGGCACCGCGACGAACGTCGTCCCCGAGCGCGCCGAAATCGAGGGCGAGGTGCGCGGTGAGACGACCGCCCTGAAGGACGCCATGGTCGAGCGCGCGGAGCGCGCGCTCTCCGGGGCGGCCGCGACGCACGACTGCGAGGTGGCCGTCGAGACGGTGGGGGAGGCCCCGAGCGCGGTCTCGGACGTCCGACTTGTCGACGTCGTCCACGGCGTCGCCGAGCGCGATGCGGGCGTGCGGACGGCGACGCGGACGGACGCGCTCGGCGGGAGCGAGGACGCCACCTACCTGATGCGCCGCGTGCAGGAGCGCGGCGGCGAGGCGTGCTACGCCATCGTCGGCACCGACCACCCGGGCGGCCACCACACGCCGACGTTCGACGTGGACGAGGAGACCATCGACGTGGGCGTGCGCGTGCTCACGGAGAGCGTGCTGGAGACGCTCGCGGCGCGCGACTAGGGCGAACGGACGGCGCGCATCCCTCGGCGGTGGAGTGCGCCGTCACTACGCGCGGTTTCCACCGCTCGTGTGAACGTGGGCCCGCACTCTCGTTCGGCCCCACGCCCGCGTGGCTCCACTGCCGTCGCTGTCAGAGGATACGTGGTGCTGGTCACGCGCTCGTATTTGAGGGGTCGTGGCGAGAAAGAGCGGTTTTAGGAGAGTGGCGTCCGCGCACCGAGTGGCTCGTTAGAGCCCGGTAGGTGCGAGGTTCACCGGCACGCAGTGCCGGGCCGACGAGTGAACGGAGCGCCGAAGGCGCGAAGCTCTCTCGTCACTGAGCGAATCGAAGATTCGCGAGGTCTGCGAACGCGAAGCGTTCGCCTGATCCCGCGAGACGCGAAGCGTCTCGCTTACGACAAAAGGTTCTTCAGTACTTCGGGTCGGCCCCGGTGACCTCGTAGACGTCCTCCATGATGTCGTCGCGCTGGGCCTGCCAGCGTTCGAGTTCGGCGGGGGAGTTCGGGTAGTCCTCGTAGTGCGCGAGGAGGCGGTCGGCGGCCTGCTTCGTCTGGTACATCTGGTAGATCTGGCCCCAGTGGCCGAAGCTCTTGACCGCGACCTTGGCGGCGAGCGCGGGCCCGAAGCTCGCGCTCCCGGCGTAGAGGGCCTCGCTGAGCTGTTCGCCCGGGAGGTTCGCCAGCAGGCTCATGAGGTCGTCGACGTCGACGCCCGTGGAGAGGATGTTGTAGACGTCGAGGGCGGCGTAGCGCGCGCCGAAGTGGTCCATGACGCGCTCGTTGTACTCCCAGAGGGCGTCCTCGGAGAGGTCGCCGTCCTCGATGCCCGCCATCGCGGCTTCGGCGGCGTACTTGCCGGCGTAGGCGGCGCCCGCGATGCCGCCGCCGGTCGTGGGGTTGACGTGGCCGGCGGCGTCGCCGACGGCGACGTAGCCGGGGTGGACGGCGGAGTCGTAGGGACGCCGTGTCGGGAGGGCGGCGCCGAGTTTGTCCTTCACCTCGGCGCCCTCGAACTCCTCGCGGTTGCGGAGGTCGTCCTTGAGGTCCTCGATCATGTGCATCGGCTCCTCGTTCATCTGGAAGCCGAGGCCGGCGTTGATCTCGGTGCCGGTGCGCGGGAAGTACCAGAGGTACCCCGCGGCCCGCTTGGTGGGCTTGAAGACGAGCGCGTCCTGCCACTCGACTTCCTCGGGGACCTCGACGATCTCGCGGTAGGCCGAGCAGAACTGCGAGTAGTCGACGTTCGTGTCGAAGGTCGACTCGCTGAAGTCCGTCTTGTCCTGGAGGAGCGAGAGCGAGCCGGCGGCGTCGACGACGATGTCGGCCTCGTACGCCACGTCCTCGCCCTTGCGTTCGGCGGTGACGCCGGTGACCCGACCCGAGCGGTCCTGCTCGACGTCCTGCACGACGGTGTCGTAGTGGAACTCGGCGCCCTGTTCCTTCGCGCCCTCGATGATGAGCTGACCGTACTTCCAGCGGTCGATGACGGCGAGCTCGCCGGGAATCGGAATCTCGAGGACGGTGTCCTCTTGGGGGATCTCGAAGCGCCCGTGGTCGACGTCGATGTTGGTGAAGGCGGGTTCGAGCTTGGACTTCGGGATGGCGGCGGGGAAGTTCGCGGCGCCCTTGAGGGCGTCGCCGCAGGCGATGTGGCCCGCCTCCTGCTCGTCCTTTCGTTCGACGACGACGACGTCGTAGCCGGCCGCGGCGGCGGTGGCGGCGGCGTAACAACCGGAGGTGCCGGCGCCGACGACGACGAAGTCGAACTCGTGGGTACTCATATCGCGGTGAATGTGACGGGCCGTGAAAACTCTTTACGGAAAATCCGTCGCTTCGTCGGGGACACGGGGCGATAAAGAGTTTTATCGCCGCTCCACGAAACGGCGTCTCATGACCGAACACACCGTCGAGTTCGTCGGCCGCGAGGAGACCATTCAGGTCTCCGAGACGGAGACCATCCTGACGGCCTGTCTGCGCGAGGGCATCGCACAGGAGTACTCCTGTCGCGTCGGGATGTGTCTGGCGTGCTCCGCCGAGATCGTCGAGGGCGACGTGGCGCAGCCGGCGGCGCGCGGACTCAGCGAGGAAGAGGCCGAAGAGTACTGTCTGACGTGTATGGCGCGCCCGCTCTCCGACCTGACGCTCGACCGCGGGAAGTACCCGCCGAGCATCGAGACGGAGGCGGTGGACGCCGCCGGTCCCGTGACGGCGGACGACGACTGACTCCCTTTTTGCGCTGCTCTCAGAGGTCGGGCGCGGGCGCGGCCTTCTGAAGGGCGGTCTCGGCGACGTTCCCGCCGTAGTCGGCACAGCGGGAGAGCGAGTCGACGACGAGGCCGAGGTGCTGGGCCTCGTGGGGTTCGAGGTCGCGGAGGATGTCGTCGAGCGCGCGGGCGTGCTCGTCGATGTCGAGGACGGACGTGTGCGCCTGATTCGCGAGGTCGGTGGCGTCCTCGCGGTCGTCGGTGAACAGCGCCTCCATGGCGGTGTCGACGATGTCGGCGGCGTCCGCGTGGAGGTCGGCGAGCGCCTCGGCGGCCTCTGCGGGGACTGCCTCGTCGAGTTCGAGCGCGACGTTCGCGATCTTCGCGGCGTGGTCGCCGATACGTTCGAGCTGGCGCGCGCTCGAGTGGTAGTCGAAGCAGGTCTCGCGCGAGACGCCGATCTCCTGGGCGGTACGGGGGGAGCGCAGGGCGCCCCGGAAGATGCGCGAGACGACGAACCAGAGACGGTCGACGTCGTCGTCACGTTCGATGACGTCCTCGGCCATGTCGTGGTCGTTCTCGCAGAGCGCGGTGACGGCGTCGTCGAGCATCGAGAGGGCGATGAGGCGCATCCGTCGGACGGCGTTGTGGATGGAGAGCTCGCTGGAGTCAAGCAGGTCCTGAACGACGATGCGGTCGCCGGTCTCCTCCAGGACCTCGAGGCCGACGAGGCCCTGCGTGGCGTTGCGGACGACGCGTCGCTGTGCGGACGTGATGCGGTCGGCCTCGAGGACGAGGACGTCGAAGCCGCTGACGTACATCGTCATCACGGTACGCGTGAGCGCGTCACCCTCCATGCCGGAGATGTCGAACGCGCCGCGCTCGGCCTCGTCGCCGGAGACGGGCGAGAGCAGTAACGACCCGCTGTCCGGGTGGAAGGCGATTTCGTCGCCGGCTTCCACATCGTGTTCGCGCGCCCAGTCCTTCGGAATGGAGACGGTGAACGTCGAGCCACCGGTGACCTGCACCTTGCGGCGTTCCATATGTCACCTATGAACAGATACCATATATTAATCTTCGTATCTATATATTCCCTATTGGTGGTTCATGCACTCTCTACAGCCAGTTTATGGCGATATATACGTTCCAGAATGGAGGCCTATGTAGTGGTCTATATCTATATGGCCATATCTACCGTGGTACGTTCTACAGTATATACATCATAGAAGCGTACATACCTCTCTCAGCGGCTTCGATCACGTGATGGCACGGACGAGCGGTTCCAACACGGTCTCGCGCAGGAAGGTTCTCTCCGGTGTCGGCATCGCCGGCCTCGGCGCGCTCGCCGGCTGTACGGGCGGGCAGTCCGGGGGCGAACCGGACGGCGAGACGAGCACCGACTCGGGCGAGTCGAGCCCGTCGACCCTCCGGGCGGGTGGGTCCTCGACGGTCTACCCGATCGCGAACACGGCCGCGTCCTACTGGACGGCCAACGCCCCCGCCTCCGACGCGGAGTACTGGGGGCCCGAGAAGTACGGCATCGACACCGACCAAAACCTCGCCGACTACTGGGCGGGCCGCTACGGCTTCGAGCCGGGGGACTCCGGCGTCCCCTTCTCCGTCGCGGTCGGGCTGAGTCACTCGGGGACTGGCATCGAGAAGCTCCGGAAGGGCCAACTCGACCTCGGCAACTCGAGCGCGCCCGTCTCCGCCGAACTCCCCGACGCCACCGAGGCGGAACTCGCTGAGTTCACCGACCACGTCGTCGGCGTCGACGCCCAGCCCATCGTCGTCTCACAGGAAATCTACGACGCCGGCGTCACCGAAATCACTATCGAGGAGCTGCGCGCGATCTATCGCGGCGAGATCACGAACTGGTCCGAGCTCGGCGGCCCGGACTCGACGATTCAGGCGGTCGGGCGCGCGGAGGGCTCCGGGACCGACACCGCGTTCCGAGTGAACGTTCTCGGCGGCGCGGACGCGTCGATGGACGGCGTCGACCTCCGGAAAGGCGAGAACCAACAGGTCAAGACCGTCGTCTCCAGTTCGAACAACGCCATCGCGTACATGGCGCTCGCGTTCGTCGAGCCGGACGGCGGCGTGCCGCCCATCGGCCTCGAAATCGACGGGACGACCTACGAGTACGGTCGGAACCTCGCGGACGAGGACTACCCGCTCGCGCGCGACCTCCACATGTACTCCTACGGCGGCACCTCCGAGCAGGAGGCCGCCTTCCTCGACATGATCATCAGCGACTTCGGACAGCAGAACTTCGTCGAGCCCAACAACTACGTCCCGCTGACGGACGAGCGGCAGGAAGCGGAGCGCGAGAAGCTCCCGGACCCGAACTGAGCGGCGGCCGGGACGCGCCGGCTCCGCCGATCTATATAGACATACATATCGATAATAGTAGGGTATTTATTCATATGTGGCCACGTTCGTGATGATGACCGACGAGCCGGTTTCTCGGCGTGCGGTCCTCGCGGGTGGGGTAGGACTCGCGGCATCGTTCGCTGGTTGTATCAGTACGAGTAAGACACCGCCGGGGAGCGGTGGGTCAGCTACCGACTCGACGTCGTCGAGCGGCGACGGGGGCGACGGCCCCGGGATCCTGAAGTCGGGTGGGTCCTCGACGGTCTACCCGATCGCGAACAACGCGCAGGCGTACTGGAACGCCAACCGCCCCGCCTCCGACACGGAGTACTGGGGGCCCGAGAAGTACGGCATCGACACCGACCAGAACCTCGCCGACTACTGGGGCGGCCTCTACGGCTTCGATAACGGGAACGGGGGCGACGCCCCCTTCCCCGCGACCGTCACCCTCAGTCACTCGGGGACGGGTATCGAGAAGCTCCGGAAGGGCCAACTCGATCTCGGCAACTCGAGCGCGCCCGTCTCCGCCGAACTCCCCGACGCCACCGAGGCGGAACTCGCTGAGTTCACCGATCACGTCGTCGGCGTCGACGCCCAGCCCATCGTCGTCTCACAGGAAATCTACGACGCCGGCGTCACGAAGATCACCGCCGAGACGCTGAAGGCGATCTACACCGGCGAGATCACGAACTGGAGCGAGGTCCCCGACTACGAGGGGCCCGAGAAGTCCATCCAGGTGATCGGGCGCGCGGAGGGCTCCGGGACCGACACCGCGTTCCGACTGAACCTCTTCGGCGACCCGAACGCCCCGATTTCCGGCGTCGACCTCCGGAAGGGCGAGAACCAACAGGTCAAGACCGTCGTCTCCAGTTCGAACAACGCCATCGCGTACATGGCGCTCGCGTTCGTCGACGACTCCGTCCCCGCCATCACGCTCGTCTTCGACGGGAAGGAGTTCATTCCCGGTGAGAACCTCGCGGACAAGGACTACCCGCTCTCCCGGGACCTCCACATGTACACCTACGACGGCACCTCCAAGCAGGAGGCCGCCTTCCTCCGCATGATCATCAGCGACTACGGGCAGCAGAACTTCGTGAAGCCGACGGGCTACGCCGCGCTCACGGACGAACGACAGCAGAACCAACTCTCGAAGCTCCCGGACACCCAATGAGCGCGATCGACGACACACGCCCCGGGCGGTTCGAGCGCCTCGACGAGGGGACGCGCCGCATCGGCGTCGGAAGCGCCCTCACGATCGTCGCGACCATCGCGGCGTTCCTCGTCCTCCCCGCCGCGACCATCTTCCCGCTCCTCGGGTTCCTCGCCGTCGTCGGCTACGGCTGGTGGCGCTATCAGGAGGCCACCGCGAAGGTCGTGATGTCGCTGATGACCGCCTCCACGGTGATCATCCTCGGCCTCATCACCGTCTACCTGCTCTGGCAGTCCCTCCCCGTCCTCGAACAGATGGGACTCAGTCTCTTCACGCGCGTCGGCGACACCATGTGGTCGCCGAACACCGGCGTCTTCTCGCTCGTCCCGATGATGTGGGGCACCCTCCTCACGACCATCATCGCGATGTGCGTCGCCGGCCCGCTCGGCATCGCGGGCGCGCTCTTCACGAGCGAGATGGCGCCCCGGTGGGCGCGCGAGATCATCAAGCCCGCGATCGAGGTGCTCGCCGGCATCCCCTCCATCGTCTACGGCTTCCTCGGTTTCGTCATCGTCAACGACTACATGATGCGCGAGCTCTCCCTCCCGATCTACGGCAGCCTCTTCGGCGCGGGCGTCGTCATCGGCCTGATGGCGCTCCCGACCATCGTCTCCGTCGCCGAGGACGCGCTCGACGCCGTCCCCGACGAGATGAAGGACGGCTCCGTCGCGCTCGGCGCGACCGGCTGGCAGACCATCACGGACGTCACGATCCCCTCCGCGTTCTCCGGCATCTCCGCCGCCGTCATCCTCGGCGTCGGGCGCGCGCTCGGCGAGACCATGGCTGTCACGGTCATGCTCGCGCACACGCAGACGCTCCCCGACCCGCTCTACGACGTCTTCGGAGCGGGGGGACAGGAGACGCTCACCAGCCTCATCGCCAGCCAGTACGGCATCGCTTCGGGCGACCACATGAGCGCGCTCTTCGCCGCCGGCGTCGTGCTCTTCATCACCGTCCTCACGCTCAGCATCGGCTCACAGGTGGTCGAGGCGCGCATGCGCGAGAAGCTCGGAGGTGAAGCATGAGCACGCAGAACGAACTCGTCAAGGAGGGGAACTCCACGCTCGACGTCGCGGCGCTCGTCCTCTCCGGCGGCGCGCTCGTCGGTGCTCTGGTCGGCGCGCTCGCGCTCTTCGAGGTGTTCGCCATCACGGACGCCGTCGCCGGGCTTTCGGTCGCGCGCTGGTTCGGCGTGCTGCTCGCCGCGCTCGGCCTCGGCACGCTCGGCGTCGGCGCCGCTTCGCGGAGCGGCCTCGTGCGCTCCGAGCCCGACCGGACCGCCGGCCCGGTCGCCGGCGCCGTCTTCGGGCTCGTCGGCTTCGTCGTCGGCGGTCTCGTCGCCTCGCAGACGCTCGGCCTCGGCACGCTCTGGCCGGTCGTCGCCGTGCTCGTCGCCGCCGTCACCGTCGTCGCGACCGTCTACCCGCGCGGCGACGTCGGCGCGACGCTGCCGAGCGGCCTGCTCGCGCTCCTCGCGGGCACGGTCGTCGCCGGCGGCGTCGTCGCGCCCGGCTGGTCGTGGACGCCGATCGAGGGCTCGTTCACGCTGAACGCCGACATCGCGGTTCCGCTGCTCGCCATCGCCATCGGCTTCCTCGTCGCGTGGATGGCCTCGCGCGCCTACGGCGGCTTCGGCACGCACGGCAAGCAGTCCGGCGCCTACCTGCTCGTCTCCGCGAGCGCCGCCGGCATGCTCCTCCTGCTCGTCCTCCTCGTCTCCTACATCGTCGTTCGCGGCTGGGCGCCGATGACCGAGGGGGTCAAGTGGGGGCTCTTCTGGGCGAACTGGACGTACTTCTACGTCCCGCCGATCGACCGCTACGTCATCATCGACGGGCCCGTCCTCTGGTTCCACTGGCCGTTCGTGATGAACGGCTACGCGCTGTTGAACGACGTCAACGGCATCATGCCGGCGGTCGTCGGCACCGTCTGGCTCGTCCTCGGCGCCGTCCTCTTCGCGGTGCCGCTGGGCGTCGGTGCCGCCGTCTTCCTCACCGAGTACGCCGGCCAGTCCCGCTTCACCGCGCTCGTCGAGGTCTCCACGAACGGCCTCTGGAGCACGCCGAGCATCGTCTACGGCCTCTTCGGGTGGGCGTTCCTCGTCCCGCGGCTCGGGAACAACCAGTCCATCCTCGCCGGTCAGCTCGTCCTCGGGTTCATGCTCCTCCCGCTCGTCATCATCACGAGCCGCGAGGCGCTGATGAGCGTCCCCGACGCCTACCGGGACGCGAGCGCCGCGCTCGGCGTCGGCCAGTGGGAGACCATCAAGAGCGTCGTCCTCCCCGCCGCGATGCCCGGCGTCACCACCGGCGTCATCCTCGGCGTCGGACGCATCGCCGGCGAGACCGCGCCCATCCTGCTCGTCGCCGCCGGCGCGCCCTTCCCCAGCGACGCTCCGAACGTCCTCTCCTCCTTCCAGCTCTCGACGGCGCCGCCATTCGTCACGAACGACGCGCTCCTGCAGGCGACGAGCGCACTCCCCTACCAGCTCTACGCCGTCATCACCGCCGGCGTCAACGAGAACGCCGGCCTCGCGTGGGGGACCGCACTCGTCCTCCTGCTCGTCGTCCTCTCGTTCTACGCGATCGGTATCGCCTCGCGAATCTACTTCCGCAAGCGCCTGGAGGCCTAACCCATGAGCGAACACATCGTCAACGACACCGACACCACGGAGGAACAGCCCGCGAGCACCACCACGGCCGGCGAGAGCGTAGAGGAGGTCGACCCGGAGTGGACGGAGTACGACTTCGAGGGTGAAGCGAAGTTCACCGTCGAGGACCTGAACGTCTGGTACGGGGACGACCACGCGCTCACCGACATCTCCATGGAGATCCCCGAAAACTCCGTGACCGCGCTCATCGGTCCCTCCGGCTGTGGGAAGTCCACCTTCCTCCGGTGCCTCAACCGCATGAACGACCGCATCAAGGCCGCCCGCGTTGAGGGCTCCGTCCGACTCGACGGCGACGAGATCTATCAGGACGGCGTCGACCTCGTGGAGCTGCGAAAGCGCGTCGGGCAGGTGTTCCAGTCGCCGAACCCGTTCCCGAAATCCATCCGCGACAACATCGCCTACGGCCCGCGCAAGCACGGCGACATCCAGACCGGCCTGCTCTCGCGTCTCCTCGGCGGCGACGACCAAGAGAAGGAGGACGAGCTGGTGGAGCGATGCCTGCGTGGGGCGGCGCTCTGGGAGGAGGTGAGCGACCGCTTGGACGACAACGCGCTCGGGCTCTCCGGTGGACAACAGCAGCGCCTCTGCATCGCGCGCGCCCTCGCCGTCGACCCCGACGTCATCCTCATGGACGAACCCGCCAGCGCCCTCGACCCCATCGCCACCTCCAAAATCGAGGACCTCGTCGAGGACCTCGCCGAGGATTACACCGTCGTCATCGTCACTCACAACATGCAGCAGGCCGCCCGCATCAGCGACCAAACCGCCGTCTTCCTCACCGGCGGCGAACTCGTCGAGTACGGCGACACCGACCAGATCTTCGAAAACCCACGCAGCCAGCGCGTCGAAGACTACATCACCGGCAAGTTCGGATAAGCCCCGAACGTTTTACCCGTCGCGCCGAACCACTACACGACCCTCAGAGACTACCCATGCCACGCGAAAGCTACCAAGCACAACTCGAGACGATGCAGGAGGACGTCCTCTACATGAGCGAGGTCGTCGTCGACCGCCTCCGGAGCGCGCTCGCCGCGATGGAGCAGAAGGACGAGCAGGCCGCCCGCGACCTCATCGCGGGCGACGACGAGGTCAACGACCTCTACCTCGAGCTCGAACAGGAGTGCATCGACCTCCTCGCCCTCCAACAGCCCGTCGCCGGCGACCTCCGCCTCATCGCCTCCTCGTTCAAGATCATCACCGACCTCGAACGCGTCGGCGACCTCGCCGTCAACCTCGGCGAGTACACCCTCGACTCCCAACAGGACATGTTCCCCGAGGTCGACATCAACACCATCGGCGACCACACCGTCGAGATGCTGCAGGACGCCATGGCCGCCTACGAGGCGCGCGACCCCGAGGCCTGCTACGCCATCGCCGAGCGCGACGACGAACTCGACGCGCTCTGCGAGCAGGCCTCCCAGACCATCGTCCGCGAGCTCATCGAGACCGAGCTCGACCCCGAGGACTCCGACGAGCACGTCGAGGAACTCATGCAGGACGTCTCCCGCATGCTCCTGACGGTGCGCGACCTCGAACGCGTCGGCGATCACGCGGTGAACATCGCCGCGCGCACCCTCTACATGGTCGAGAACGACGAAGAGCTCATCTACTAAACGACCTTTTACGCTGCGTTCGCCTCCGGCGCGCTCGGTAAAAGCTCGACCAAAAGCCATCGTTCCTCCCTACGGTCGTCTCTCGTCCCGAGCGCGTCGCGCGAACGCTACCCGTCGTTCGGTCGGACGTCGCGCTCCGTGAACGAGCCTTCACGTGCGATGACGCGACCACCGCGACGCGTGACCTGACTCACTGCCACGGGACGCGGCCGGCCGACGCGCGAGTGACGCCGCGCGCGGCCGACGACCGGAGCGCACCGAGCGTGCGCCACCACCGGCGACACCGCGACGACGAGCGGTGTCACCGCGAGCGACGCGCGTCCCGCGTCCCGTACTCGTCGCCAGTCAGCCAGCCGTGGCTCTGCGTCCGGCGCCGAAAGAAGAGCGTTCGGTGCGTCGGTGCGTGCTCGACGAGCGCCTACGCTTCGTCGAACGAGGCGACGCGAGGCGTCGCTTACTCGATGAGGCTACGCCTCGTCGAAGAGGGTCTCGCCGTCGACCATGTGGTCCTCGACGGCGTCGAGGTCGAGGGTGAGGCCGAGGCCGGGCTTCTCGGGGACCGCGATGGAGCCGCCGTCGATGACGTCCTCCTCGACGAGGTCGCTCCACCAGCCGAGTTCGTAGGAGTGGTACTCGACGGCGAGTGCGTTCGGGATGGCCGCGCCGACGTGCGCGGAGGCCATCGTGCCGATGGGCGAGGAGACGTTGTGCATCGCGACCGGGATGTAGTACTGGTTCGCGACGTCCGCGATCTTCTGCGTCTCGCGCATCCCACCGACCTTCGGGAGGTCGGGCGCGACGATGTCGACCGCCTGATTCTCGATGAGGCGGCGCTCCTCGGTCACGCGATAGCGGTTCTCGCCGACCGTGATCGGCGTGAGCGTGGACTTCGTGACCTCCTCCTGCACGTCGAGGTTCTCCGGCGGGACGGGGTCTTCGAGCCACCAGACGTCGTACTCCTCGATCTCGGCGGCGAGGCGCTTCGCGCTGTTCGGGCTGAACGTCCAGTGACAGTCGAAGGCGACGTCCGCCTTGTCCTTCACGCGCTCGGTGACCTTCTCGACGATTTCGGCCTTGTGGCGGATCTCGCCCGGTCGGAGGTGGCGGTTCGCGCGGTCCTTCTCGTGGCCGGAGGGGACGTCGAGGTCGAACTTGAGGGCGTCGTAGCCGAGTTCGTCGACGACGCGCTCTGCCTCGTCCGCACAGGCCTCGGGGTCGGCTTCGTCCTCGGTGTGACAGTCGCAGTAGACCCGAACTTCGTCGCGGTATTTCCCGCCGAGGAGCTGGTAGGCGGGGAGTTCGGTGATCTTGCCAGCGAGGTCGTGGAGCGCGACCTCGATGCCGGCGATTGCGGTGACGGTGACGCCCTCGACGGAGCCCTCGCCGCTCATCTTCTGGATGAGGTGCTCGTAGAGGCGGTCGATGTCGAGCGGGTTCTCGCCGATGATGAACGGCGCCATCCGGTCGACGA encodes:
- a CDS encoding PstS family phosphate ABC transporter substrate-binding protein, whose protein sequence is MARTSGSNTVSRRKVLSGVGIAGLGALAGCTGGQSGGEPDGETSTDSGESSPSTLRAGGSSTVYPIANTAASYWTANAPASDAEYWGPEKYGIDTDQNLADYWAGRYGFEPGDSGVPFSVAVGLSHSGTGIEKLRKGQLDLGNSSAPVSAELPDATEAELAEFTDHVVGVDAQPIVVSQEIYDAGVTEITIEELRAIYRGEITNWSELGGPDSTIQAVGRAEGSGTDTAFRVNVLGGADASMDGVDLRKGENQQVKTVVSSSNNAIAYMALAFVEPDGGVPPIGLEIDGTTYEYGRNLADEDYPLARDLHMYSYGGTSEQEAAFLDMIISDFGQQNFVEPNNYVPLTDERQEAEREKLPDPN
- a CDS encoding geranylgeranyl reductase family protein: MSTHEFDFVVVGAGTSGCYAAATAAAAGYDVVVVERKDEQEAGHIACGDALKGAANFPAAIPKSKLEPAFTNIDVDHGRFEIPQEDTVLEIPIPGELAVIDRWKYGQLIIEGAKEQGAEFHYDTVVQDVEQDRSGRVTGVTAERKGEDVAYEADIVVDAAGSLSLLQDKTDFSESTFDTNVDYSQFCSAYREIVEVPEEVEWQDALVFKPTKRAAGYLWYFPRTGTEINAGLGFQMNEEPMHMIEDLKDDLRNREEFEGAEVKDKLGAALPTRRPYDSAVHPGYVAVGDAAGHVNPTTGGGIAGAAYAGKYAAEAAMAGIEDGDLSEDALWEYNERVMDHFGARYAALDVYNILSTGVDVDDLMSLLANLPGEQLSEALYAGSASFGPALAAKVAVKSFGHWGQIYQMYQTKQAADRLLAHYEDYPNSPAELERWQAQRDDIMEDVYEVTGADPKY
- a CDS encoding 2Fe-2S iron-sulfur cluster-binding protein, with translation MTEHTVEFVGREETIQVSETETILTACLREGIAQEYSCRVGMCLACSAEIVEGDVAQPAARGLSEEEAEEYCLTCMARPLSDLTLDRGKYPPSIETEAVDAAGPVTADDD
- the pstA gene encoding phosphate ABC transporter permease PstA, producing MSTQNELVKEGNSTLDVAALVLSGGALVGALVGALALFEVFAITDAVAGLSVARWFGVLLAALGLGTLGVGAASRSGLVRSEPDRTAGPVAGAVFGLVGFVVGGLVASQTLGLGTLWPVVAVLVAAVTVVATVYPRGDVGATLPSGLLALLAGTVVAGGVVAPGWSWTPIEGSFTLNADIAVPLLAIAIGFLVAWMASRAYGGFGTHGKQSGAYLLVSASAAGMLLLLVLLVSYIVVRGWAPMTEGVKWGLFWANWTYFYVPPIDRYVIIDGPVLWFHWPFVMNGYALLNDVNGIMPAVVGTVWLVLGAVLFAVPLGVGAAVFLTEYAGQSRFTALVEVSTNGLWSTPSIVYGLFGWAFLVPRLGNNQSILAGQLVLGFMLLPLVIITSREALMSVPDAYRDASAALGVGQWETIKSVVLPAAMPGVTTGVILGVGRIAGETAPILLVAAGAPFPSDAPNVLSSFQLSTAPPFVTNDALLQATSALPYQLYAVITAGVNENAGLAWGTALVLLLVVLSFYAIGIASRIYFRKRLEA
- the pstC gene encoding phosphate ABC transporter permease subunit PstC, whose translation is MSAIDDTRPGRFERLDEGTRRIGVGSALTIVATIAAFLVLPAATIFPLLGFLAVVGYGWWRYQEATAKVVMSLMTASTVIILGLITVYLLWQSLPVLEQMGLSLFTRVGDTMWSPNTGVFSLVPMMWGTLLTTIIAMCVAGPLGIAGALFTSEMAPRWAREIIKPAIEVLAGIPSIVYGFLGFVIVNDYMMRELSLPIYGSLFGAGVVIGLMALPTIVSVAEDALDAVPDEMKDGSVALGATGWQTITDVTIPSAFSGISAAVILGVGRALGETMAVTVMLAHTQTLPDPLYDVFGAGGQETLTSLIASQYGIASGDHMSALFAAGVVLFITVLTLSIGSQVVEARMREKLGGEA
- a CDS encoding phosphate signaling complex PhoU family protein; the encoded protein is MERRKVQVTGGSTFTVSIPKDWAREHDVEAGDEIAFHPDSGSLLLSPVSGDEAERGAFDISGMEGDALTRTVMTMYVSGFDVLVLEADRITSAQRRVVRNATQGLVGLEVLEETGDRIVVQDLLDSSELSIHNAVRRMRLIALSMLDDAVTALCENDHDMAEDVIERDDDVDRLWFVVSRIFRGALRSPRTAQEIGVSRETCFDYHSSARQLERIGDHAAKIANVALELDEAVPAEAAEALADLHADAADIVDTAMEALFTDDREDATDLANQAHTSVLDIDEHARALDDILRDLEPHEAQHLGLVVDSLSRCADYGGNVAETALQKAAPAPDL
- a CDS encoding PstS family phosphate ABC transporter substrate-binding protein — its product is MTDEPVSRRAVLAGGVGLAASFAGCISTSKTPPGSGGSATDSTSSSGDGGDGPGILKSGGSSTVYPIANNAQAYWNANRPASDTEYWGPEKYGIDTDQNLADYWGGLYGFDNGNGGDAPFPATVTLSHSGTGIEKLRKGQLDLGNSSAPVSAELPDATEAELAEFTDHVVGVDAQPIVVSQEIYDAGVTKITAETLKAIYTGEITNWSEVPDYEGPEKSIQVIGRAEGSGTDTAFRLNLFGDPNAPISGVDLRKGENQQVKTVVSSSNNAIAYMALAFVDDSVPAITLVFDGKEFIPGENLADKDYPLSRDLHMYTYDGTSKQEAAFLRMIISDYGQQNFVKPTGYAALTDERQQNQLSKLPDTQ